Genomic window (Psilocybe cubensis strain MGC-MH-2018 chromosome 1, whole genome shotgun sequence):
CGCCAGTGCAATAGCCTCACCCTGTAAGCATAGCCATGATGACCGGTGCTGCCAAGAGCAAGCGGGATACTACACCGTTATCCCAATGTATCGCTTAGTTGTGTATAGCCACCATCACATCGAAGCAGTCGCATGCCCAAATTGCCTTTATTCACTAAACAGCATGCTAAACATCATGCATCATGATTAAGTTTTCCAGAGATACAGTAGCTATTGCTCAGCACTACCGTATTTCTGAGAAATCTTCACAAAATCATTTTAGCTAGCCACGAGGAACGAAGGAAGCAACCGAGTTGAACGATGCTAGGATCCTCCGCTTAGCGGACATAAGATTCCGCGTCCTGATTGGGAGTAAATTCGGAGTGACGCAGGTGATACTCTCCGACCTTCCCGCCTCTAACAGTGTGTCATGTATATGGTACACAAGCGCAGTCAGCTTTATTATCAAATAATGAGCACAGTACTGAAGGTGATCTACAGTATAAATAGGCCTTTTGGAGAGCAATTTCTAGCATTATCTCAGCTCAGACAACATGCCTTTCACTTTCTCCCTCAAACAAATCGTCGTTGGCGGGCTTCTTCTGTTTGCCTCCGCAGAAGCAGCTGTAATCAGCAGTTCCCATGCTCAGTACACGGTCGTCAACAATTGTCCCGATGCTATTCTCGTGCGAAATAACGACACCAACTCGACTCTCGCAGCTGGATCCTCTATCACTAAGACGCTTCCAATCAACAACGCTGGCACATTTGTAGGAAGCACTCCTGGGTTTGGTGCTATATCCGGTTTGATTGCAGGATTCCAAGCAGTAAGCAGACTGAATGTATACATAGTATTTTACATTCTGACAGATTATCTAGCCAAGTACCTACTACATTGCCAAACTCAGCAGAACACCAGTCTTCTATGGAGTCAGCATCGCACCAAGCACAGTTCCCGCTACCCCTAATGTATGTTGATATTTCCGGTATTTTGTATTGATTCATTTAATTAATGCATGGATTTGCAGAGCGAGGCACTGTGCAGTAAGGCCAGATGTGATAACGTAGACTGCGCCGACGCCTTGCCCAACCTCCTGCAGGAGTTGTCAACCCTACCTTTCCCGGACATACATGCCCTGGGAATGATGTATCTTACACGATTATGTGAGTTAGTTCTGGAGATTATGTGTTTGTTGAAACTAAAGAGCTGCAATAGCTTCTGCCCATCTGGAAATTTTAACAACAACAATCTATAAGTTCCAGAATGTAGTTGGGTGATAGCTTCAAGACAAGGACTAAGACAAGGACTTTAGTATACTAGTAGCAGCCTTTGACCATATCATACTCATTTATATCTTAATTAGTAAAATCACTTATTCGAGTCCACGGTTATCTTCgcgtttttgttttttgttcaTCCAGATAATAGAAACAGCAGTACAACACACTTGCGAAAGCAGGAAAATTCGTTGACGTTTTGCGTCGCGAAGTTCACTTTCTCACAATTTGTATCGGCTTCTCGGCATCTTTGCAAAATCGGCTGGCAGGAGCCGTCTTGTTTGAGGCTGTAGCACTAACAACGACCCGTCCGTATCATGGCAGCCAGTGGTTAGCTCTGGATGAATCCTGAATGTGCCCTGCATTCGAAAGCTAATGTTTTGCACTGGCAGATAAGTATACAACACTTGGTCAGGAATGTTTTCGAATAATCTAACAAGAACATGATGTGACTATGACTTCGTTAGGGTTTCAAGTTCTTCTGTGGTACGGTTGCTGGTTAATTCAGTAAATTGTTTTTAGGTAAGTCATCCATGTCACACTGGCTTGGTTGATCTGTCATAACATGCTCAGCGCCCTTGAGCGAGCGTGTTTTCAGAGCTCACCGCCGGATGCACTGCATGACATGCTAACAAGTCATGAGTCATAGTGTGCCAGTTACATTAAAATGAGCCGGTACCTAACATCTGGTGTCTGACAACCCGCTActccttctttccttcccAAATCATCCTCAATGGATCAGAACATCGTCCTCGAATGTGCTAATTTGCAAGCGGAGGAATACGAGGTCATCAAGGTACATCTTACATGACCTGCGTCATCAGTAATAGGAGCTTATCAAAATTGGTTAGGCAATTTATCCGGACTTTAttctttcgttttcttcACCACCCAATGAGCCTCAGAGTATTCATCTTCAGATTGGTATCCAATTTTCAGTTCCAACTAAGATGGCAATTTATCCAATGATGTATGCGGAAGCCTGCGAATCCTCGATGTCTGTTACTGAGATTGCTGTTAAACATCTCCCCCCAATTTTTCTCGACATTTCCCTTCCACAGTGTTATCCACTCTCTGATCCTCCGACAATTGGATCTATAAAGTTCCATTCATCATGGTTAATGGGCGCCGACGGTCTAAAAGCGACTTTATTAGACATGTGGGACGCCGGTGAAACGACCATATATTCTTGGATCGAGTATTTACAGACTGGCCAGTTTCTGGGGGAGGATGAAAAACTTAGAAAAAAGTTAGTATCCTATTTAATTTCTTGTAGTGCTTACTCAACATTTGCATAGGATTTTCTACGACCCACCTGGTCAATTATCGGAGATTCTTCTGGACTACGACCTTAAAACACAACGTACGGcatttcttgaaggaacgTACTTGTGTGACGTTTGCTTCGAATACAAAAAGGGAACACAGTgtatctttctttcttgctcCCATACGTTTTGTAAAGCTTGCCTTCGAGAGTTTTGGACGGCGGCGGTTCAGGAAGGCGATATTGGAAAGCTTGTGTGCATCAATCCAAAATGTATGAAAACTAAAACGGTTGCAAGTGAGGAAGAATTACGAGATGTGTTATCCGATAATGCTTTCCGGCGCTGGAAATGGCTTAAGGAAAAACGCGAGTTTGAACAAGGTGAGCAAGGGTCTTTACCAAAAATTTATAGCGCGTCTAATATCGCACTGTAGATGTAAATCATGCATATTGTCCAATTTGTGAAAGCCCTGCAAGACCATCGACCGACCATGTGCCTGAAGATAAGGATGGCCCATGGAGTAGATATAGAGAGTGTCCAAAATGCAGGTTCACATTCTGCAGGGTGTGCAGATGTGTATGGTACGGTGACTCTGTCGGAATTATCATAATGTTTTTAACTTCATATTCTGAATAGGCACGGCGCTCATTTCGACTGCCCTGTTCCTGTACAAATTCTGACTCGCTATATGGATGCTACAAAGAATGGCACAGATACATCTTGGATGAAGTTAGTGGAACAAACGTATACGTCAGGCGTTCTCCAGCGCCAGATAAAACGTTTCAGGGAAGAAGCCAAGAAGCTGCGCAAGACTCATTCCTCAAAACCAACATCTGCCCAAGTCAAAATCAGTgaaagatggctggcaacAAACACCCAATGCTGCCCAGGACCGGGATGCGGCGCGTACATACAGCGGACCGAAGGTTGCAATCATGTAAgtctttgactttgaatttTCGGGTCGCATCTCTTCTCATTTGTGTATTTTTGTGGCTACAGATGGTTTGCTCATTGTGCAAGCAATCCTTCTGCTATGGCTGTGGAAGGCCATTTTCAGAGCACGGATCCAAAGGCTGCTTGGGGAAATTTATCTAGGAAGGATGAGTTGTTGGGTCATCCTTACACTCTCTTGCATTTTTGGTTAACGTGAATGTGGTTCAAAATATAATCAATAATGATTTTGCGTGGTTGTATTAAAGACGAAGTGTGGTGATTCGCCATAGATGCTCTGGTGTGCAAGCAGTGTCCATGCTGCCTGTATGCGGAAAACATTAACATAACTAGATAAGTCCAAACTGCTCAAAGGATCGGTTATTCCAGCCAGTGTCAGATTCCTCTTTCTTGACCTCAGGAAATTTACCGTACTGGGGTGGCTTGGTAAATTTTACCGGGACTGGCTCTTCTGGAGGCCGCAGAGTGGTAATCTCCACCAAACACGACGAAAGAATACCCTTACTATCCCCCTCGTTAGTTGAATCTTCAATGTGGGAAGCCTTGAAAGAATCCGAGATCAAGGGAAGTAACTCGACATTGTACTGAAAAAAGGACAGAGAAACAGATGAAAGCTGGAgccaacaaaaaaatgagCATCTCACCTCTATCGAAAACAGGCGACTGGAGTAGCTGGGCACCAAGTCGTCTTCTAGGTGTATCTCTCCCTCTAAGTAGCAATTTCTGTTGTCCAGGCTTTCTAGGTCACGTTTTGAAAGGGCACGCCACATCGCCAGGGTCAATATAGTACACTTTGTGAAGGTGCATTCTCTCTCGAACTCCAAGGCGGATTTGTCTCGAAAAGGAGTAACCGGACTGGATCCCAAAGGGCGAGTCGATTTGTGTATCTCAAATTGACGTAACCGTCGGGTGAGGCGCACCAGAGGTGCATCTGCCTGGCAGACAAGTTTTAAAGTTTGGATGTCATTGCTGGCGAATGTTAAATAACAGGGGATAGCCGTTCCTCGACAATATGAGCGCTTAAATGAACAATAATCAAGAAATGGGAGAGATATACGTGTCAAATTGACCTACTGGGTTACCTATATGGAGCTATTATCATTCAGTGTGTGGTTAAGTGAATGTAAACAGAGAAAGTTAAGGCGAGAACACACTTTGGAACTGATTAAAATGGGTCGTCCATCGACCTCGCCTTTCATGCTAGCCTCAGGGAGTGCAAACCATCCTTCAGGGTCATGATATGGACCAGGAGCCACGGCGCCAGCAGCATGGGCACTCTGTCTCTTCGACGAGGCCGCTCGTGCGATGGTTAGTGGCACATAGGATACTTCTGTTTTGATTCTGCCATTGTGACCATATAAGTCAAGATCTTGGATAGATAATATAGGTAAAGTATTCACATGTTGTCTGGTCGAAGACGTCGTTGTATTCGTACAGATAGTGTGTATTCGACACTAGCGGGTATACCCCTTTCTTTGAAGCTAGGGGGTAACGGATCTTGCAAGTCAGCTCTTGTCAATGTATCCGACAGCCTTGGACTGGAGGCAGAAGCTCGTAAAGGGGATGATCTAACTGATTGTCCCCGAGAAGATGAAAGCATCTGCCAATGGTTATTCTTGGGTTTTGAATAGGCCAAATGTTATATACCTTTGATTTATATGCTGCGCCTTGAGAGCGCGTTTCCTCGTAAGGTGAAAGCTGTAGGTCAGGCTGGGAATGAAAGACACGGGAACTTCCCGGGAGCTTTGGGGACCACTTCGACGATCCCCCAATCTGACCACGACGTAGCGGGGAAAGCTAAGTATTGCAAATGATTGAGGGGGATATAAGTTTATGAATAATGCTCGCCCCACATCTTTGTCAGCGATGAATCCAGCGACAGTTCTTCTTCATAGGGTGTCACTGATGTATCTAAATCGGACAACTGGGCGTCAGAGTCCTCGTTTGTCCGTCTCTGCACTTCTCCAAGTTGAAATGAGAATGGCATTTGATGGGAGCCTAGAAGTTTGCCGTCTTTAACTGGACTAAGCTTATGCCATAATAGATAGCTTTGATCCAAGATTTTGGTAGAAGATTCGGAGTACCAGTTCCATACCTTGCCCTGAAGCTGTTGAAGCAAATCAACAAATTTCATCAATCACAAAAAATCTACACGCACAGCGACAGTAATCTGCTCAATAATACCCTTTGGACTGTCTATATCCAGCTCTAGCATTCCGAGCACCGGTTCCTGACCATATATCACGGGCACTCTGAGAGTAGTTTGAGATGATTTAGGCATTCCAGGCATAGTCTTCGGGGTGAACAGGTACACGGTTGCCCACGGCTTTTTGCTTTGGACGGAGAAGGCATGCTCGTAGTGTTGCACCACAAGCGAATCTTCATTGGGTTGTTCCACTGTTGGATGGGATGTCGATATGGTCGAATATCGTGGAGGAAGGACGGTGCGATCAGATTGGAAGGATGACCGACTGGCTCTAGTACGATATTGAGGCCGCTGTGCGGAAAGCACTTGAAATCTGAGTGTCTTCCCTCGTATATCCTGCTCGAAAGAAGATGGCGCGTCTGCTTCTTCGGCTGAATCGCTGTATTGCGGCAATATGGTATTAATGCTCAGTGCTACGCTGTAAACAGAGGATCTCAAAGATGTTTCCTCGTTCGATTGGATGTCGGGCATCTTTAATCTTCAATACTTGGGAAGAAGTAGTAGGGATTCGTGGTAGATAGAGTTAAAGCTTGAAGCATTGACGTTGTGTGATCTATGAAGCTTGACGCATGGGCACTTTTTGATGGTTCCCAAATCCTAGCCTCCGCTCGAAGCCAAAGTCCCCACAGTCGATCCAAGTTCGGCGGCTTCTCGGCGGTTATTTATATTGGAATTCAATTCATGGACTACTAATAAAGTGACATTGACAATTAGTTATCAGAATGAAGAGACCCACAAGTCATTAAATTATGGCTATGCAAGATCAGCCATTGAAAAATGATCTACTAGCAACCCTCAAACCGAAAAATTTTCTAGATGAATTTTAGCCAAAATGGGCAATAACTTGCTGAAGGTTTCATAGTCCGTATGTCGCCATGAAGTCGAGCTGTGTGTTACCCCAGGTGTCTCGCCGGTGATCGATTGGTCCGGTTAAATATTTCACCTCTGTCAGAATTGtcgatgtcttcttctgcacACTATCAGCACAGCAAGTCAAGATTGGATGCACGGGAGGAATTGGTTCGGGTACAAATACACAGGTCTTGGTACAATTGTGGCTTTTTGTCATGAAACTGGTGCTGAGCCAACTTTTCTCTCCGCCGTTACTTTGTAGGAAATGTCAACATAGAAGAGTCTAGACCTGAAAAGAGAACGCACACCACGGTTTTCGGTCCATGGGACACTGCTGTTTTGACGCGGCAGTTCCAATCCACTTCAAGAGGCAGTGCATATGAAAGACATGTGTACATTCTCCCCAAACTACGTGCAACCCCGTGAACATCGTTAGCGCATAAAGGAATCAAATACTCACTAAGCGGACAGTCATCACCAGGCATCTTACACGATGGACAGCAGCCTTCATAGGGTACTCTACAGATACCACAGACATCACCTTCGCCGTCATCGTCCTGCTCTGAGTGCCCTGTGTCCCACCGCCACTGCGCGACTGCGTGCCATTGCTTGACGGTAACTTTCATGACTATTCAAAATTCGAATAATGAAATAAGAGAAAAAACAGGGTAGAGAGTCGCGATATTAACGCGTCAGTTGCAATGATTGTATGGAAAGATTATCTGTGACGCGGTTGAACCAAGTAAACGCGCCTTCCACCGCGTCTGGGCTTATGTAACAGATTCAAATTCCGATGACCCTTTCGGGAACTTGCCGAATACATGCCGAGTTCTGTTAGTGCCCTGAGTCTCGAAAGATGCAATAAGTTTTCATTGCACAACAAATTCTGTATAAATTTAGAGAGTGCTTCCAAAGATTTGCATATACAACGTTTACTAATACAAAAAGTTCGACTTGGGAGAAAGCGTCCTAGTAGTAACCGGGGATCGATCGACAAAATCGAGTAGAGACGTAAATTCTGGCAGTAAACGTGCTGAAAGTCGAGCCATAGAAGAAATGCACACACCAGAGACGGTGAATAAATATGGGAGGTGTGTCGAGGTAATATAGATAAAAGAAGGCAAGCAGACCATCGTACAAGtacagatgaagaagaggataggGGCTCAGAGAAAGCAAGAACAAGTGAAGATGTGATGATGGAGGGAAATTGCATATCTAGACCATTTGAGAAGAACTAGAACCAAAATTGAGTGAGAGAGAAGATGAGAGAGAAAACAAGAAGAACAAGCCATATCGTGAGCTTTCGAAATGGATAGATAGGATATTTTGAATGGCAAGTAAGGTTGTCAAGTGTACGAAAAGATGGCAAAATTTTGCGCATATTTTTGAAAGTGTCCGTTTTAGTGGTTACAGCTGAGACCTTCGGCCTGAAGTTTTTGCATGCTTGTGTCTTTTGGTGTAAATCGAGGGTTAGTTGAATATTCGAACTGGTCCCCTTGTTCGACTGGTGTCTGGTTTTGTCTTCTCTACACTGGTCGTTTATCGAGTAATTCTCGCTGTAGTGTACGAGAAGATAAAGTGTATTGTTGCAATACGTGGTTGCCTTCGAGTTATTATCCTCCTGATGCCCGCCACGCATTATGTATCTTTGCCTCTAATCCGGAGCAAAGATCAATCAAGTTCGCCACGACGAAGGAATTTAGTTTTGGTCAGGATGCTTTGAGAAAAAATACAGGTATAGGGAATATGAAATTTGTATATGATGCGACGATAATGCTGGGCCAGATTATTGTTCGAAGCCAGCTCCTCCTTGAAGGGAGGCCATCCATATTCGTGTTTTGTACAACCTATAGTACCATGGATATATGTTTCCATAAATATAGCAGAGACAAAGCAGAGGGACGTACCGGAAGAGCTCTCTAACCAGCTCTCTGAAATCAATCCTCTTCTCAGCCACGAAATAAAACGTCAACTTTCTGCGATCCCATTGATACTCGGCGTCAATAACCTCCATAGGAAGCTTCTTCGCGCGGACTTTACTCTGACATAACTGCAGAGCTTTCGCCTCGTCCTCAGTTTTCGTGGCCAACAACCTTGAAAAGAGGAAAGTAAGAAGCAGGTAAGTATCAAAGACTCACAAACACGAGGTAAGAAACAGAATGATGCAAATGTACGCCGAGTATATCAGAATATAGCGAGAGGAATACGCACTGCAGTTCCTGTTGCCCTGCCTTCTTATAAATCTGCTTAGGATTAATATCCTTCTTTCCTCCCGCGCCGCCACCTCCAGGGCTTGTTGGCACTCCATCATCCCCTCcaccacttccacttccgaATCCTTTCTCCGCTTGCTGCCTCTGGAaagcctccacctccgcaaGCGTAATGCTATCATTCACCACCTTACCCAAATCCTTCCCTCTGTCCGCCTCCACAATCACCAAATCTCCAATCCTGATGTTCTGTGACAAATCCACGAGATAAAACAAGTCCGTCCTCCCAGCTTTAAAttcgacgatgaagagggGGCAGGACGCGGGGACCGAGTGCAGTGGTACGCCTTTGCCTAGGTCTGCAAGGTTCGTCCCCGGGCCGGATCCCGGCCCTCCAGCACCTTGCCCGGAAGGGTGAGCAGAAGTGGGCGTAGGaggctgctggtgctgcgcGTCCGACATCCGGCGCTGTGTCTGCGGGTAATATGGTGGTTGCTGGGGATTAATAGGACGGGTGCTGGGCGAGATAGGGGACTGCAGGGTGTTGGAGTACGACGGCGCGCGTGCGCGCACGTACTGTGCATTATTGCCAGTGTTATTGTTGCCTATCCCATGGTGtgactgctgctgttggGATTGTTGTTGGTTGTGGTGAGGAAgttgttggtggtgttgAGGTTGGAAATGCTGTGATTGTTGGTGTTGGGGAATACCGTACTGAATGCCGTGTCCGGGCATGTATCGAGCAGGAGGGtcctgttgctgctgttgcgaAGGCAGGGCTCTAGACACATTGTACTGATGATCATCGTACAACCCTCTCGGTGGGCTGCCTCCCGAGGAGTAATCTCCACTGTCGCTCGGCGTGCCCACGGGCTGCCTGGAATAGTTGTTATTGTTCCCGCTCGGGATGGTGAGATTGATGGATTGGTAATTCGACATCAGATCTCTCGAAGGCGGGCTGCGCGAGAGCGGCGCGTAAATAGGCAGAGAAGAGGGCTGACTCGGCGGATGTTGATGTGAAGAGGTCGATGAAGGGAGAGCATCACTAGGATTGATGTTCAACAGCCCAAGATCACTGGCAAGCTCGTCATCTGAAAGTAGCAGCCCACTACCGCGCCCACTGTAGGCAGACTGAAAAGTGGGCCGCGGGGCATCCTCGGAGGTGTCTACCCCGCCTAGAAGGGGCGCATTGAACCCCACAATGTTGCCTCGACGAGGCTGCACGACGCTGACACTGTGTCGTCGACTGGTCGTGCCACTTCCACCGCCGCCATTCTCATCACGCGGCGGGTTCATCCCGGCCCATAGCTCTCTGAATGCAGATCCGTCATCCAGCAGAATTTGGCCAACATCCCGGACGAAGGGACTCATATTGGAAATATCCGTCTGCTGGTTCCTGCCGTGGTACCCGTTCCCCGAAAGCGAGCCACCGGTCGGAGACGAGGTGGATGGCGACCTGCCCACTGTCCCAAGCGAACCGTAGCGGCTCTGCCCAGGGGGCCTGATCTCTCCGTAACCCCGTCCACTGGACGGGATATTCAGGGGATTCGTATGGGAGAGATATGATTCATTCCAGCTCTGCATTGCAGAGGACCCCGTGTAAGGGCTTCCAACGGGGCCAGGACGTCCAGTCGCTAGAGACTGGGACCGGGAACGACTGATGTCCTGATTGTAGTTGTTCCGCCCACGAGCCAAAGAGGGTGGTACGTAACGCTCATCATACGTGTCCGAAAGGGCCTCGGACTCGTCATCCTCGAAGGTGGATGGGAATGCACGATCGCGCATGGTCGATGAGAAGGGGTTCTGGGGGTGCGAAGAGAACGAGGAGCTCCTAATCGGAATAGGCTGTCCGCGATTTGGGCTCAACATGCGTGAACTGGCGCTCGAGGTATTGCTGTTAGACCATGGGCCCCCGACGGCGGACGGAATAAAATGTTGAGTAGGCGGAGACGAGACAAAAGAGGCGGCGTCAGACGAGCGAGGGGGCTGGCTCGCAGCCCTTTCCCGAAGGTGCGCTGCCCCTCCGTTTTCTGGCCCCAGTGTATTTCCCTGGAATCTGCTCTTGCGATCATCGTCACCGTCGTTGCTGTCGTGCCCCGAGCCACTTCGTTCCATTTGTCACTTTTGGATGTACGCTGATTACGACACCGTTCAGGGGGCGGTTCAAGGAGACTACTGCTGGAACAGTGTGGTGATCCCCTGGTATCGGAATCAATGTATCTGAGGGTTCTACGGGTCTACTGGCCTGCTGGCTGTTGCTGTCTCAGCTCCGGAGaacaaagaagagaagggtAACCGAGACGTACCCGTTGTCGTCTCAAGTATATGGAAATTAAGCAGCTGTGAGATCTAATAAGATTTGCTATCTAAGTGgtgtggaagaaagagagaaagagaaagagaagaaacgTCTATGGAGGATCAGAAGAAgggacgatgaggaggagatTTGTGAAAGCGCCCTGGGAGCGGACTTATGCCCAGCTGACCTCCTCCATCGGCTACAACCACATAAAGTCACATGTTCGTCCCTCCAATACATTTCAAACATACTCCTTCTCTTGTTCTTCCACCACGCCAAACAGCTCACATGTCGCACACTACTCCTTAAGCCGCCGGTGTGAGCCCAGGCGCAATTCTCAGGCAACTCTAGCTGCTTTCAGAAAGCAATCCTTTCTCTAGGCCCTGTGATCACCAACTATCACCTCATTTACGTCAAACAATCTGGGGTTGACTGAACTGCAGTTCCGGCGTAGTTCGTCTTAATTTAGGCGCTATACATTTCGTTTAGAATATGTTTATTAGTGTGCaacacaaaatcaaagtGCTATGGCGCACTGGTGAGTGTTGCTCGCCTTCCTACGCTAATGCTTACTATCAGGATTTGTATATCCAGAGGACCATGTGTAGGTTGTGTTTGCGTTATTGGTAGATGCTATACATATACAGCTATACATATACTCGCCCCAACATAATGTCCCTGGTGCCGAGCCGAGTCAACGATCGTGTGCGCCACACAGATCAATATGAACCAATGTTTATCAGGCAGGCAGTCCACCGTAGGTATAGCGGCTATGCTTTCTCAAGTTCCCTCAGCAAAGCTGGATTTCTCCGTACCCAAAGAAGACCGCTGTCTAGACTTTGGCTGGGCATCACTCGTCTTGGTGCATCTTTCGCGCTGTCTATTTATGTTTCGTTCTCTGCTTTCTCGACGGATCTAGATTCGACGCTGTACTGCTATGAAGCATGAGCTACTTGAGGGCCTCATAAATCCTGATCCAGTCGCGTGCATGTTCTCCTATTCGGAAACAAATGACATGTTAAAAGGACTAACCGTGCATCGTAAGGTAATTTCCTTGTAAAATAAAGTCATTTTGGATTGATACCTGT
Coding sequences:
- a CDS encoding E3 ubiquitin-protein ligase itt1, producing the protein MDQNIVLECANLQAEEYEVIKAIYPDFILSFSSPPNEPQSIHLQIGIQFSVPTKMAIYPMMYAEACESSMSVTEIAVKHLPPIFLDISLPQCYPLSDPPTIGSIKFHSSWLMGADGLKATLLDMWDAGETTIYSWIEYLQTGQFLGEDEKLRKKIFYDPPGQLSEILLDYDLKTQRTAFLEGTYLCDVCFEYKKGTQSCLREFWTAAVQEGDIGKLVCINPKCMKTKTVASEEELRDVLSDNAFRRWKWLKEKREFEQDVNHAYCPICESPARPSTDHVPEDKDGPWSRYRECPKCRFTFCRVCRCVWHGAHFDCPVPVQILTRYMDATKNGTDTSWMKLVEQTYTSGVLQRQIKRFREEAKKLRKTHSSKPTSAQDRDAARTYSGPKVAIIWFAHCASNPSAMAVEGHFQSTDPKAAWGNLSRKDELLGHPYTLLHFWLT
- a CDS encoding Anaphase-promoting complex subunit 11, which gives rise to MKVTVKQWHAVAQWRWDTGHSEQDDDGEGDVCGICRVPYEGCCPSCKMPGDDCPLIWGECTHVFHMHCLLKWIGTAASKQQCPMDRKPWLTAERKVGSAPVS
- a CDS encoding hypothetical protein (Uncharacterized protein PB7E8.02) — protein: MERSGSGHDSNDGDDDRKSRFQGNTLGPENGGAAHLRERAASQPPRSSDAASFVSSPPTQHFIPSAVGGPWSNSNTSSASSRMLSPNRGQPIPIRSSSFSSHPQNPFSSTMRDRAFPSTFEDDESEALSDTYDERYVPPSLARGRNNYNQDISRSRSQSLATGRPGPVGSPYTGSSAMQSWNESYLSHTNPLNIPSSGRGYGEIRPPGQSRYGSLGTVGRSPSTSSPTGGSLSGNGYHGRNQQTDISNMSPFVRDVGQILLDDGSAFRELWAGMNPPRDENGGGGSGTTSRRHSVSVVQPRRGNIVGFNAPLLGGVDTSEDAPRPTFQSAYSGRGSGLLLSDDELASDLGLLNINPSDALPSSTSSHQHPPSQPSSLPIYAPLSRSPPSRDLMSNYQSINLTIPSGNNNNYSRQPVGTPSDSGDYSSGGSPPRGLYDDHQYNVSRALPSQQQQQDPPARYMPGHGIQYGIPQHQQSQHFQPQHHQQLPHHNQQQSQQQQSHHGIGNNNTGNNAQYVRARAPSYSNTLQSPISPSTRPINPQQPPYYPQTQRRMSDAQHQQPPTPTSAHPSGQGAGGPGSGPGTNLADLGKGVPLHSVPASCPLFIVEFKAGRTDLFYLVDLSQNIRIGDLVIVEADRGKDLGKVVNDSITLAEVEAFQRQQAEKGFGSGSGGGDDGVPTSPGGGGAGGKKDINPKQIYKKAGQQELQLLATKTEDEAKALQLCQSKVRAKKLPMEVIDAEYQWDRRKLTFYFVAEKRIDFRELVRELFRLYKTRIWMASLQGGAGFEQ